Proteins found in one Nitratiruptor sp. SB155-2 genomic segment:
- a CDS encoding ABC transporter permease, producing the protein MRTFQTILAKEILTFLRSWGLVAVVLYSFTLDIYIVGQGIEVKPRNISIGYVDHAHTPLVPKILSHLHVPEFQKPIRFPSQRALQQAVFNKKIIVGVIFDQDFAKQTALGGNAKLDLLIDSTAASQAYITSVYLQNVLLNLFPKNFPVDLCVHKLFNQNADSRMFMSFVEMLSIITMIGIILTAVVFVKEKEDGTWDILLLSPVESSLIIFAKALSQVLIVMGGTILALGFVVLTVFDTPVNGSFLAFLLLTLLYSLTISGIGLFIASVSKTVMQVAQLSMLIMLPLIFLSGAWTPIYSMHPVLQKLSLFSPLRYYIEGSESIIFRGTQWEDLLPYFLGVALLGILTFWYGYKKIGRLF; encoded by the coding sequence ATGAGAACCTTCCAAACAATTTTGGCAAAAGAGATACTCACCTTTTTACGATCTTGGGGCTTAGTGGCTGTTGTTCTTTACTCTTTTACGTTGGATATCTACATAGTGGGACAGGGGATCGAAGTGAAGCCCAGAAATATCTCGATAGGCTATGTGGATCATGCGCATACCCCTTTGGTTCCGAAAATTCTTTCACACCTCCATGTTCCCGAATTTCAAAAACCCATACGCTTTCCCTCTCAACGAGCACTACAGCAAGCCGTTTTCAATAAAAAGATCATTGTCGGTGTCATTTTTGATCAAGATTTCGCCAAGCAAACAGCATTGGGCGGGAATGCCAAACTAGATCTACTCATCGATTCCACCGCTGCAAGCCAAGCCTATATTACTTCGGTCTATTTGCAAAATGTTCTACTCAATCTTTTTCCCAAAAATTTTCCTGTAGATCTTTGTGTTCATAAACTCTTCAATCAAAATGCCGATTCAAGAATGTTCATGTCTTTTGTGGAGATGCTCTCAATTATCACGATGATCGGAATCATTTTGACCGCCGTGGTTTTTGTCAAAGAGAAAGAGGATGGCACTTGGGATATTTTACTACTCTCTCCCGTAGAGTCCTCGCTCATTATCTTTGCTAAAGCTCTGAGCCAGGTCCTCATCGTGATGGGCGGAACCATTTTGGCTCTTGGTTTTGTGGTACTTACAGTATTCGACACACCTGTTAACGGATCTTTTTTGGCATTTTTGCTTTTGACACTCCTCTACTCTTTGACTATTTCTGGTATTGGTCTTTTTATCGCATCCGTATCAAAGACCGTTATGCAAGTCGCTCAATTATCTATGCTTATCATGCTGCCTCTCATATTCTTGAGTGGAGCCTGGACACCCATCTACTCCATGCATCCAGTCCTTCAAAAACTCTCGTTATTCTCGCCTCTTCGATACTATATCGAGGGCAGTGAAAGTATTATCTTTAGAGGAACGCAATGGGAAGATCTGCTCCCCTATTTTTTGGGTGTCGCACTTTTGGGTATACTAACTTTTTGGTATGGTTATAAAAAAATCGGAAGGTTGTTTTAA
- a CDS encoding DedA family protein, whose amino-acid sequence MLFHLFAYPVHLLLSHGYLALFIWSILEGEIGLMLAGWLASIHQLFSYEKVVLVAICGAFLGDLFTFSFGRLFEKKALRYLNAHPDKKQMIDRWIKKWGAAVIIFERFVYGTHIPVLLTFGMSGYPILKFILFDIIGIILWAFSFVSIGYFFGQSAINIILLVQKNILVVLFFLLLFLFILRTQKGNT is encoded by the coding sequence ATGCTTTTTCACCTCTTCGCCTATCCTGTCCATCTGCTCCTGTCACACGGATACTTGGCTCTTTTTATCTGGAGCATCCTTGAGGGCGAGATAGGTCTGATGCTGGCAGGATGGCTCGCTTCGATCCATCAGCTTTTTTCCTATGAAAAAGTGGTTCTAGTCGCGATTTGCGGGGCCTTTTTAGGTGATCTATTTACTTTCAGTTTTGGCAGGCTTTTTGAGAAAAAAGCGCTCCGTTATCTCAATGCCCATCCTGATAAAAAACAGATGATCGATCGATGGATCAAAAAATGGGGAGCGGCGGTCATCATATTTGAACGATTTGTTTATGGTACCCATATCCCCGTTCTTTTAACCTTTGGCATGAGCGGTTACCCTATTTTAAAATTCATACTCTTTGATATCATAGGTATCATCCTGTGGGCTTTTAGTTTTGTCTCTATCGGCTATTTTTTCGGACAGAGCGCAATAAATATCATTTTACTTGTACAAAAAAATATTTTGGTCGTTCTCTTTTTTCTTCTTCTTTTTCTTTTCATTCTTCGTACCCAAAAGGGAAACACGTGA
- a CDS encoding ferritin-like domain-containing protein: protein MRWHYEDIDYSKINPKEVREYDFLFFLIASASFIEITSDVYEKNLATFYADNQKVVDWLENVWEPEELQHGRALRKYVQTAWPDFDWDGAYERFKNEYLPLCTLDEFQPTKAKEMLARMVVETGTSTFYKAIEKFSKDLNAPVLGEIAHNISKDEVYHYDVFYETYKEYNETEKLGRDEIIKVEYDRLKMVDGEDGKIAFKAIYESTHDEPFTDEVYEEHKKSVAKFAKKYYPYNMAIKMLLQPLNLNKTVEKVTVPMVRGALKILGI from the coding sequence ATGCGATGGCATTATGAGGATATAGACTATTCCAAGATAAATCCCAAAGAGGTGCGAGAGTATGACTTTCTCTTTTTTCTCATCGCCAGTGCCTCTTTCATAGAGATCACTTCGGACGTGTACGAGAAAAATCTTGCAACATTTTATGCGGACAACCAGAAAGTTGTGGATTGGTTGGAAAATGTCTGGGAACCAGAGGAGCTGCAACACGGACGTGCCCTACGCAAATATGTCCAGACAGCCTGGCCAGACTTCGACTGGGATGGAGCATATGAACGATTTAAGAACGAGTATCTACCGCTATGTACACTGGATGAATTTCAGCCCACAAAAGCAAAAGAGATGCTGGCAAGAATGGTGGTAGAGACTGGGACAAGCACCTTTTACAAAGCTATAGAGAAGTTTTCAAAAGACCTCAATGCTCCCGTTTTAGGAGAAATTGCTCACAATATCTCCAAAGACGAGGTGTATCATTATGATGTGTTCTATGAAACATATAAAGAGTACAACGAAACAGAAAAGCTTGGACGAGACGAGATTATCAAAGTGGAATATGACAGACTCAAAATGGTCGACGGAGAGGATGGGAAGATTGCATTTAAAGCAATTTATGAAAGTACGCACGATGAACCATTTACCGATGAAGTCTATGAAGAGCACAAAAAGAGTGTCGCCAAATTTGCAAAAAAATATTATCCATACAATATGGCCATAAAGATGCTTTTGCAACCGCTTAATCTCAATAAAACCGTAGAAAAGGTGACCGTACCTATGGTCAGAGGAGCTTTGAAAATTTTAGGAATCTAG
- a CDS encoding ATP-binding cassette domain-containing protein, whose amino-acid sequence MALLEVKEVSVSYKSTVALQSATFSGEAGEILGFIGADGAGKSSLFHAIAGVIPFQGEITYQNIPYHSPKEAEKIKPHLGFMPQGIGLVLYPELTVDEHLEFFADLRSLSKDRSYFRFKNRLLEMAGLAPFPDRLAKHLSGGMKQKLSLICTMIHKPHLLILDEPTTGVDPLSRRELWKILDQNREGTLTLVSTAYMSEAAKMDRIHLFDEGEIIAQGSTKELIDSVRPFTYRKTPCAWGECLTFNKRTYALHALQVPHAEPDLESLFFVNALKKNKIPPKIEIVERESIQELPPVVMEAKGLTKRFGSFVADDHIDMQLKPREILGLLGANGAGKTTFIKMLLGLLPIDEGELYLLGKRIQSASDRKTLKNKIGYMSQNFSYYKDLTIRENLLYFASMHTIALTKTLRKIDELSRSLGFASYLDAFPKDVPLGINQRFSLAAAILHEPVVLFLDEPTSGVDTIARSQFWQLLHELKEKWHISILITTHYMSEADYCDRVVLLKQGKKIADDTVANLYKKFPDAKDFEEIFFRLYKASR is encoded by the coding sequence TTGGCACTACTTGAAGTAAAAGAGGTCTCGGTTTCATATAAATCGACAGTTGCGTTACAATCGGCCACCTTTTCAGGAGAGGCGGGAGAAATCCTTGGATTCATTGGTGCTGACGGGGCGGGGAAAAGCTCACTTTTCCACGCAATTGCAGGTGTTATCCCCTTTCAGGGAGAGATCACCTATCAAAATATTCCCTATCACTCTCCCAAAGAGGCTGAAAAGATCAAACCCCACCTTGGCTTCATGCCTCAAGGTATCGGTCTCGTTCTCTATCCCGAACTCACGGTGGATGAACATCTTGAGTTTTTCGCTGATCTTAGGAGTCTTTCGAAAGATAGATCCTACTTTCGTTTCAAAAATCGACTCCTTGAAATGGCAGGACTCGCACCTTTCCCCGACCGACTCGCCAAACATCTTAGCGGCGGCATGAAACAAAAACTCTCGCTGATCTGTACTATGATACACAAACCCCATCTGCTCATTCTCGACGAACCGACAACGGGAGTGGATCCTCTCAGCCGACGGGAACTTTGGAAAATACTCGATCAAAATAGAGAAGGGACACTCACGTTAGTGAGTACCGCATATATGAGTGAAGCTGCCAAGATGGATAGAATCCATCTTTTTGATGAAGGTGAAATCATAGCACAAGGCAGTACCAAAGAACTGATCGACTCGGTACGCCCTTTCACTTATCGCAAGACCCCATGTGCTTGGGGAGAGTGCCTCACCTTCAATAAAAGGACCTATGCACTTCATGCTTTGCAAGTGCCCCATGCCGAGCCAGATCTCGAGAGTCTCTTTTTCGTCAATGCACTGAAAAAAAATAAAATACCTCCGAAAATAGAGATTGTAGAGCGGGAATCAATACAGGAGCTTCCTCCCGTCGTCATGGAGGCAAAAGGCCTTACGAAGCGATTTGGCTCTTTTGTCGCCGACGATCATATCGACATGCAGCTAAAACCCCGTGAGATTCTTGGTCTTCTAGGAGCAAACGGAGCGGGTAAAACCACTTTTATCAAAATGCTTTTAGGTCTACTCCCAATCGATGAAGGGGAACTGTATCTGCTTGGAAAACGAATCCAAAGCGCCAGTGATAGAAAAACACTCAAAAATAAAATCGGATATATGAGTCAAAACTTCTCCTATTATAAAGATCTTACCATACGAGAAAATCTGCTCTATTTCGCCAGCATGCATACAATTGCGTTGACGAAAACTTTACGAAAGATTGATGAACTCAGTCGTTCCCTCGGCTTTGCAAGCTATCTCGATGCTTTTCCAAAAGATGTTCCTCTTGGAATAAACCAGCGTTTCAGCCTCGCAGCAGCGATACTGCACGAACCGGTGGTACTCTTTTTGGATGAACCCACCAGTGGTGTCGACACGATTGCAAGATCGCAGTTTTGGCAACTGCTTCATGAGCTCAAGGAAAAATGGCATATCTCCATTCTCATAACGACACACTATATGAGTGAAGCAGACTACTGTGATCGTGTGGTACTTTTGAAACAGGGTAAAAAGATAGCCGATGATACCGTTGCTAATCTATACAAAAAGTTCCCCGACGCCAAAGACTTTGAAGAGATATTCTTTCGGCTCTACAAGGCAAGCAGATGA
- a CDS encoding DUF3187 family protein, translated as MKKILTLVVLSFTLFATQPLLTTTMHPFRLAFYSFYPQNSEIEEDKKWHTQINLSETNDYDEEKAYLIDYEITALTLSLSKKINSNAQFRIILPAYYINGGFLDSFLNWFHRATDTLPSAHNRYGNNKVHFFFGSIHKTSSYATLGNVQLEYTHRLPWDVIGAKQALHFGVKLPTATKNSGFGSGKTDVMVGWSACKALADSSILLNMQAAKIGRYTQGNIAKSKEYLYSLYAQWQKSVSFGNFLLGYRFVSSAYDSPYSSIDSCSNIITLGLGTHWFGKKTTIFLDENLAPFRGAPDITIGINISL; from the coding sequence GTGAAAAAAATTCTCACTCTTGTCGTACTCTCTTTTACCCTTTTTGCTACACAACCTCTGCTCACAACGACGATGCATCCATTTCGACTCGCTTTTTACTCTTTCTATCCACAAAACTCCGAGATAGAAGAAGATAAGAAATGGCATACCCAAATCAACCTCAGTGAAACGAACGATTATGATGAAGAGAAAGCCTATTTGATCGATTACGAAATAACCGCTTTGACGCTATCTCTTTCGAAAAAGATAAACAGCAACGCTCAATTTCGTATCATTCTTCCCGCCTACTATATAAACGGCGGTTTTCTAGACTCGTTTCTAAACTGGTTCCACCGGGCCACAGACACTTTACCTTCTGCACACAACCGTTACGGAAACAACAAAGTCCATTTTTTCTTTGGTTCTATCCATAAAACCTCTTCCTACGCTACACTCGGCAATGTCCAGCTTGAATACACACACCGATTGCCATGGGACGTCATAGGTGCAAAACAGGCACTCCATTTTGGAGTCAAACTCCCTACCGCTACGAAAAATAGTGGTTTTGGCTCAGGTAAAACAGATGTGATGGTGGGATGGTCTGCCTGTAAAGCATTGGCAGATTCCTCGATTCTTCTCAATATGCAAGCAGCAAAAATAGGACGATATACACAAGGAAACATCGCCAAAAGTAAAGAGTATCTCTATTCTTTGTATGCACAATGGCAAAAATCCGTTTCATTTGGAAACTTCTTACTTGGATATCGTTTTGTTTCAAGTGCCTACGATTCACCATACTCAAGTATCGATAGCTGCTCTAATATCATTACACTAGGGCTTGGTACCCACTGGTTTGGTAAAAAAACCACAATTTTTTTAGATGAAAACCTTGCTCCATTTCGAGGGGCACCCGATATCACGATAGGAATCAATATCTCATTGTAA
- a CDS encoding mechanosensitive ion channel domain-containing protein: MYKLINITKFPPKPTTFDTKIENSQDFEKLIQKTLQFLNETSEKTVTLQHIQQKQQAVKDQIRSISESNSSQLFTLQLQYAFYSKAIQTLQKDLQKRQKLLEETVPNLMVRNIKKITFDTKNIQNELDQIQKDLDAIQKRMEAKEVEKERLELLGRKERAKTIENSLMLLEKKRQVLLDNKLVKLFELYAATLQKKETQKVFALQKQILDLAQNLYPTQVRENLKKLLTKLDIQILGKQATIKGATLQHVKEIIDLIWKEFNRPLFTINQTPISSLKLIIAFLILLFGYLIGSLYKKSIHKLAQSSHSITPSTKTLLSNIGYYTILIISFFVTLNVLGIDLSSIALIAGALSVGIGFGLQNIVSNFVSGLILMFERSIKIGDFVEIDEDLRGRISDIRMRSTTITTNDNIDVIVPNQDLIQNRVINWTMNDDIRRFRIPFGVAYGTDAKQVIKVIKDAVKTSGFGDIYEDYQRKTRVIMTGMGDSSVNFELLVWIKGKEALYPKRTTSRFLILIYEALNDNGIEIPFPQRDLHIKSIHTEVPISVHKSDHVN, encoded by the coding sequence TTGTATAAACTTATCAATATCACCAAATTTCCACCAAAACCAACAACTTTTGATACAAAAATAGAAAATTCCCAAGATTTTGAAAAACTCATCCAAAAAACTTTGCAATTTCTTAATGAAACGAGTGAAAAAACTGTAACCCTTCAGCATATACAGCAAAAGCAACAAGCCGTTAAAGACCAGATACGCTCAATTAGTGAAAGCAACTCTTCACAGCTGTTCACTTTGCAACTCCAATATGCATTCTATAGCAAAGCGATACAAACCTTGCAAAAAGATTTACAAAAACGTCAAAAACTTCTTGAAGAAACTGTTCCAAATCTAATGGTACGAAATATTAAAAAGATAACCTTTGATACGAAAAATATCCAAAATGAGCTGGATCAGATCCAAAAAGATCTTGACGCTATCCAAAAAAGGATGGAAGCCAAAGAGGTGGAGAAAGAGCGACTTGAACTTCTTGGAAGGAAAGAGAGAGCCAAAACAATAGAAAACTCTTTGATGCTTTTGGAAAAGAAGAGACAAGTGCTTTTAGACAACAAACTCGTTAAGCTCTTCGAACTCTATGCTGCTACATTACAAAAAAAAGAGACTCAAAAGGTTTTTGCTTTACAAAAACAGATTCTTGATCTTGCACAAAATCTTTATCCAACACAGGTACGAGAGAATCTCAAAAAACTTCTAACAAAACTGGATATCCAAATATTGGGAAAACAAGCCACTATCAAGGGAGCCACGCTCCAACATGTAAAAGAGATAATCGATCTTATTTGGAAAGAGTTCAACAGACCTCTCTTTACGATCAATCAAACACCCATCAGTTCCCTGAAACTGATCATAGCCTTTTTGATCCTTCTATTTGGCTATCTTATTGGTTCTCTTTACAAAAAGAGTATTCACAAACTTGCCCAAAGTTCCCACTCTATCACACCTTCGACAAAAACACTTCTCAGCAATATCGGATACTATACCATCCTCATCATCTCTTTTTTCGTTACACTCAATGTCTTGGGTATCGATCTTTCCTCTATCGCCTTAATCGCCGGAGCCCTTTCGGTGGGTATCGGTTTTGGACTGCAAAATATCGTCTCCAATTTTGTCTCTGGATTGATTTTGATGTTTGAGCGAAGTATTAAAATAGGCGATTTTGTAGAAATAGATGAGGATCTTCGAGGCAGGATTTCCGATATTCGGATGCGATCGACCACAATTACCACAAATGACAATATCGATGTTATCGTTCCAAACCAGGACCTCATTCAAAACAGAGTCATCAACTGGACAATGAATGACGACATCCGCCGCTTTCGCATCCCTTTCGGAGTGGCTTATGGAACGGATGCCAAACAGGTAATCAAAGTGATCAAAGATGCGGTCAAAACCAGTGGATTTGGAGATATATACGAAGACTATCAAAGAAAAACCAGAGTGATTATGACAGGCATGGGTGACAGTAGCGTCAATTTCGAACTTCTTGTCTGGATCAAGGGAAAAGAAGCCCTCTATCCAAAACGGACGACATCACGATTTTTGATTCTCATTTATGAAGCACTCAACGATAATGGTATAGAGATACCGTTTCCGCAAAGAGACCTGCACATAAAGTCGATCCATACCGAAGTTCCTATATCAGTTCATAAATCGGACCATGTCAACTAA
- a CDS encoding ABC transporter permease — MKLSVIKAYMLKEFKDLIRTKMIFLVYLIPTMIMLLFGYGIRLEVKHARTIIIDQDQSRLSKRLVEAFSHSQYFDTKISYTSYNEALEQIKKANADILIIIPGNFERRLFHGQKTQIAAFIDAAFPLRSMTMQGYVEGTILHEAQKLAQRFGMQKGLIEINPRNLFNQSMRDENAIVPGLIGLILLVAPALLSALLIVKEKEMGTIFNFYASPVKRSEFLIAKLTPVFLLHSLNIFILFLWATAWFEVPFRGSFFLYWIVSEIYILISLSIGLLVSIITKRQIVAVVLTIIITVIPGFLYSGILMPISSMVGESYIEAHIFPVMYYNHIIYDTFLIGQGVASQKNILYFAIMIGYALLLLIIGSLLLKKELR; from the coding sequence ATGAAACTCTCCGTTATCAAAGCCTATATGCTCAAAGAGTTTAAAGATCTTATCAGAACGAAAATGATCTTTTTAGTCTATCTTATTCCCACTATGATTATGCTACTTTTTGGATACGGTATCCGTCTAGAAGTAAAACACGCAAGAACCATTATCATAGACCAGGACCAAAGCCGGCTCTCCAAACGCCTCGTCGAGGCCTTTTCACACTCACAATATTTCGATACGAAAATAAGCTATACCTCCTACAATGAAGCACTCGAGCAGATAAAAAAAGCAAATGCCGATATTCTTATCATCATTCCAGGCAACTTCGAAAGAAGGCTTTTTCATGGACAAAAAACGCAAATCGCTGCCTTCATCGACGCCGCATTCCCTCTTCGCTCCATGACGATGCAAGGATATGTAGAAGGAACGATCCTACATGAAGCACAAAAATTGGCGCAGCGTTTCGGGATGCAAAAGGGGTTGATCGAGATCAACCCAAGGAATCTTTTCAACCAGTCCATGCGAGATGAAAACGCTATCGTTCCGGGTCTTATCGGGCTCATTCTACTAGTTGCACCTGCATTGCTGTCTGCTCTTTTGATAGTGAAAGAAAAAGAGATGGGCACTATATTCAACTTTTACGCCTCACCAGTGAAAAGAAGTGAGTTTCTAATCGCAAAATTAACACCCGTCTTTTTACTCCATTCACTCAACATTTTCATACTATTTCTTTGGGCTACGGCCTGGTTTGAGGTTCCTTTCCGAGGCAGTTTTTTTCTCTACTGGATCGTATCGGAAATCTACATTCTCATCAGTCTCTCCATAGGATTGCTAGTCTCTATCATCACAAAGCGCCAGATCGTTGCAGTCGTTCTTACTATCATCATCACCGTTATTCCCGGATTTTTGTATTCGGGTATCTTGATGCCCATCTCCTCCATGGTAGGAGAGTCCTATATCGAAGCACATATTTTTCCTGTAATGTATTACAACCATATCATCTATGACACTTTCTTAATCGGTCAGGGAGTTGCTTCTCAAAAAAATATCCTCTATTTCGCCATCATGATAGGCTATGCATTGCTATTGCTCATCATAGGATCACTGCTTCTGAAAAAGGAGCTTCGATGA
- a CDS encoding MFS transporter, with product MNKNILYLGLVSFFTDFATAMINPILPIFVVLYLHEGMDKLGFIVAIATFFSYALRLLSGYISDRYGVVKPLVVAGYAISAISKPLIGFADGYRSVAFLRALERTGKALRSAPKDALLAYFGKEKMMGRTFGFHKTLDIAGELFGTLFLFWILWQFGKSEEVVRTIFFATAIPGLLGLVLVILFVEDVKKKKKVQRFHLTSRDKAVIQELLFYFFFLFFFFSDAFFTMEAKSVGISVTWIPLLFVLSTLAQTATSYLSGICIDRFGTSRVLLLAYTFGLIAQGLLFAQCTLCTWIAYIFLGLFSVFSLNANRSYIAQNAENRASVYGVFYAGIALFGALGAVVTGFLWQHFSMNTALMFSMGGICTLWLIYVARTALGTT from the coding sequence ATGAATAAAAACATCCTCTATCTCGGGCTTGTCAGCTTCTTCACAGATTTCGCCACAGCAATGATCAATCCTATTCTTCCCATATTTGTTGTGCTTTATTTGCACGAAGGAATGGACAAGCTAGGCTTCATCGTAGCTATTGCCACTTTTTTCAGCTATGCTCTTCGACTCCTGAGCGGTTATATAAGCGATCGGTATGGAGTAGTCAAACCGTTGGTGGTGGCTGGATATGCAATCTCAGCGATCAGCAAACCACTTATCGGGTTTGCAGATGGCTATAGAAGCGTTGCTTTTTTACGAGCACTCGAACGTACCGGGAAAGCGCTTCGATCAGCTCCCAAAGATGCCTTGCTCGCGTACTTTGGGAAAGAGAAGATGATGGGCAGAACCTTTGGTTTTCACAAAACTCTCGACATCGCAGGAGAGCTTTTCGGTACGCTTTTTCTCTTTTGGATTTTGTGGCAGTTTGGAAAAAGCGAAGAGGTTGTACGTACCATCTTTTTTGCCACAGCCATTCCCGGCTTGTTAGGTCTTGTTCTTGTCATTCTTTTTGTAGAAGATGTGAAGAAAAAGAAAAAAGTTCAGAGATTTCATCTCACTTCCCGGGATAAAGCGGTTATTCAAGAGCTTCTATTCTATTTTTTCTTTCTCTTTTTCTTTTTCAGTGATGCCTTTTTCACGATGGAGGCAAAGTCGGTAGGTATTTCTGTCACATGGATTCCTCTTCTTTTCGTTCTCTCTACCCTCGCCCAAACGGCAACGAGCTATCTCTCAGGAATCTGCATCGATAGATTTGGTACGTCAAGAGTACTGCTCTTAGCCTACACCTTCGGTCTTATAGCCCAGGGGCTGCTGTTTGCACAATGTACACTTTGCACATGGATCGCTTATATCTTTTTGGGACTCTTTAGTGTCTTTTCTCTCAATGCCAATAGAAGCTATATTGCCCAAAATGCCGAAAACAGAGCGAGCGTTTATGGTGTTTTTTATGCGGGGATAGCCCTTTTTGGAGCATTGGGAGCAGTGGTCACAGGATTTTTGTGGCAGCATTTTAGCATGAATACAGCGTTGATGTTTTCCATGGGAGGCATCTGCACTCTTTGGCTCATCTATGTAGCAAGGACTGCACTTGGCACTACTTGA